TGCATCAACGGCGCTAGAGGAATCAAGAGCAGTTGAAAAATGGGGAACTGCATCATCAATGAGGCTCCAAACGGCAGTCCATATAATAGTGGCAGTAGATAGGGTAAACAGGCAAAAATGCGATCGGCTACGGTGGTCGTTCCACGCCAGGTCATGGTTGAGTTCTCCTTAAGCATGAGGCAACATCATCCAATCCACCATAGCGCAAGTTCCCGATCAAAAACTTAATCCTAGCTCATATCAATTAACAATTAATTCCATTGACTATATCTGTTCCCATTGTTTATCACCCCGATTATGTTGCGCCTTTACCCCTAGGTCATCGGTTTCCCATGGCCAAATTTAAGCTACTCTATGAACTCCTCTTGAGCGATCGCATCATCACCCCTTCCCAAGTCCATACTCCCGAACTGCCCCCTGTTGAATGGCTGCAACTCGTCCATACCCCCGACTATATCCAAGCTTACTGCCAAGGAACCCTAGACCCCAAAGCCATGCGACGCATCGGTTTACCCTGGAGTCCGGCCCTAGCGCAGCGCACTTGTCGGGCTGTTGGTGGTTTTATTCTCACCAGTCAACTGGCGTTAAAACATGGACTCGCCTGTAATACCGCTGGTGGAACCCATCATGCTTTTCCCAACCGGGGTACAGGTTTTTGTATTTTCAACGATTTGGCGATCGCCGCCCGCGTCCTACAAACGCTAAAATTAGCCCAGAAAATCCTCATCGTAGACCTAGACGTACACCAAGGAGACGGAACCGCCTGGATATTCCGAGACGACCCCAGTGTCTTCACCTTCTCCATGCACTGTGACATCAACTTTCCCAGCCACAAACCGCCCAGCGATCTCGACATCCCCCTTCCCGTCGGTATGGAAGACCAAGCCTACTTACAAACCCTCGCCACCTATCTCCCCGACCTCCTCAGCCAAGTCAAACCCGACCTCGTCCTCTACGATGCAGGGGTTGACCCCCATATCCATGATGCCCTCGGAAAACTCTCCCTCACCGACACCGGACTATTCCGGCGAGACATGCAAGTTCTCAGCAC
This sequence is a window from Roseofilum reptotaenium CS-1145. Protein-coding genes within it:
- a CDS encoding histone deacetylase family protein, producing the protein MSVPIVYHPDYVAPLPLGHRFPMAKFKLLYELLLSDRIITPSQVHTPELPPVEWLQLVHTPDYIQAYCQGTLDPKAMRRIGLPWSPALAQRTCRAVGGFILTSQLALKHGLACNTAGGTHHAFPNRGTGFCIFNDLAIAARVLQTLKLAQKILIVDLDVHQGDGTAWIFRDDPSVFTFSMHCDINFPSHKPPSDLDIPLPVGMEDQAYLQTLATYLPDLLSQVKPDLVLYDAGVDPHIHDALGKLSLTDTGLFRRDMQVLSTCLAAGYPIACVIGGGYAKDMSALVYRHSLLHRAARDLYYHYRL